A single window of Elusimicrobiota bacterium DNA harbors:
- a CDS encoding prepilin peptidase, whose amino-acid sequence MIAIPAAFERTVWTVFGLCLGSFVNVLIHRLPRDMSVVHPRSRCPLCSKPIAFYDNLPLLSWFLLKGRCRHCRAPISARYPAVELLLGLLALGLRLRWPEHMLWTLPALLACAALVAVAFIDWDTFLIPDELSLGLLAAGLLLAPLNPLLSGQVWWSRVLHSVGGAAVGFALCWGLAVFGEKVFKKEAMGGGDVKLLAAIGAWAGALGAFNALIVASFLGSAWGLSLILRRRIARQDPIPFGPFLSAAALLDFYAVLPPGFPFTLF is encoded by the coding sequence ATGATAGCAATCCCGGCGGCGTTCGAACGGACGGTCTGGACCGTGTTCGGCCTCTGTCTCGGAAGCTTCGTCAACGTCCTCATCCACCGCCTGCCCCGGGACATGTCCGTCGTTCACCCCCGCTCACGCTGCCCGCTCTGCTCGAAGCCCATCGCCTTCTACGACAACCTCCCGCTGCTCAGCTGGTTCCTTCTCAAGGGCCGCTGCCGGCATTGCCGCGCCCCCATCTCCGCGCGCTACCCGGCCGTCGAGCTCCTCCTCGGACTCCTCGCGCTCGGCCTGCGCCTGCGCTGGCCGGAGCACATGCTCTGGACGCTCCCCGCCCTGCTCGCCTGCGCGGCCCTCGTCGCGGTGGCCTTCATCGACTGGGACACCTTCCTCATCCCCGACGAGCTCTCGCTCGGGCTCCTCGCCGCGGGCCTCCTCCTGGCTCCGCTCAACCCGCTGCTGAGCGGCCAGGTCTGGTGGAGCCGCGTCCTGCACTCCGTGGGCGGGGCCGCGGTCGGCTTCGCGCTCTGCTGGGGGCTGGCGGTCTTCGGGGAGAAGGTCTTCAAGAAGGAGGCGATGGGCGGCGGCGACGTGAAGCTGCTGGCCGCCATCGGGGCGTGGGCGGGCGCGCTCGGCGCCTTCAACGCGCTCATCGTCGCGTCTTTCCTCGGCTCCGCCTGGGGCCTCTCCCTCATCCTGCGCCGGCGCATCGCGCGCCAGGACCCGATCCCCTTCGGGCCCTTCCTCAGCGCGGCGGCCCTGCTGGACTTCTACGCCGTGCTTCCGCCGGGCTTCCCCTTCACGCTTTTCTAG
- a CDS encoding glycosyltransferase family 39 protein — translation MPSSSLGTRRAELALLLLCAAAYALALGAYYVGFFNDDAFYIIGARSLLSGRFAELNAPGAPPLSPYMPGYPLLLAPLTALFPESFLPLQLLSVACTLGSLHLLWELLDGRASPAVRFAATALAGLNPLTVSVSGTVLTDPLFTLLTLAFFVQARRAWRDEAPGPWALLCGLCAASWYVRPTGAVFGAALVGTLLLQRRPRRALACAAALAALAAPWLLRGALQGSPLIPYAGELPTADASPSLPAILSGAGASALFHLRELYARALFRWPGAATGGPAETLAVLGGLALTLLGLRRLRPGPLALLAAAGYAGLHLLWAKTTARYLLPALPFVCALVLLGTQELEERWALRRAALPLATLALALALFAPTLGTVFAASRRKGTPLTTPPERTFSWIRTHAPPDAVFAAEEQGRVYLLTGRRSARLRGAPTSREFAAGLRARGAGWVLSLPDGGAIVRRDDPNAPLPSSDLRRLAAPPLFEKVFEDPAERSAIYRLR, via the coding sequence ATGCCGTCCTCGAGCCTGGGAACCCGTCGAGCGGAGCTCGCGCTCCTGCTCCTCTGCGCCGCCGCGTATGCGCTGGCGCTCGGCGCCTACTACGTCGGATTCTTCAACGACGACGCATTCTACATCATCGGAGCCCGCTCGCTCCTCTCCGGCCGCTTCGCCGAGCTCAACGCGCCGGGCGCACCGCCCCTCTCCCCCTACATGCCCGGCTACCCGCTCCTGCTCGCGCCGCTGACGGCCCTCTTCCCGGAGAGCTTCCTCCCCCTCCAGCTCCTCTCCGTCGCCTGCACGCTGGGCTCGCTCCACCTGCTCTGGGAGCTCCTCGACGGGAGAGCCTCCCCCGCGGTCCGCTTCGCCGCGACGGCGCTCGCCGGTCTCAACCCGCTCACCGTGAGCGTCTCGGGCACGGTGCTCACCGACCCGCTCTTCACGCTCCTGACCCTCGCGTTCTTCGTCCAGGCGCGCCGAGCATGGAGGGACGAGGCCCCCGGCCCGTGGGCCCTCCTCTGCGGCCTCTGCGCCGCTTCCTGGTACGTCCGTCCGACGGGAGCGGTCTTCGGAGCGGCCCTCGTCGGGACGCTCCTCCTGCAGCGGCGCCCGCGGCGCGCCCTGGCGTGCGCCGCCGCGCTCGCGGCGCTGGCGGCCCCGTGGCTGCTGCGCGGCGCGCTTCAGGGGAGCCCTCTGATCCCGTACGCGGGAGAGCTCCCGACCGCCGACGCCTCTCCCTCCCTGCCCGCGATCCTCTCCGGCGCCGGCGCGAGCGCGCTCTTCCATCTCCGGGAGCTGTACGCGCGCGCCCTCTTCCGCTGGCCGGGGGCGGCGACCGGAGGCCCCGCGGAGACCCTCGCCGTGCTCGGGGGCCTGGCGCTGACCCTGCTCGGCCTGCGCCGCCTGCGCCCCGGCCCGCTCGCGCTGCTCGCCGCGGCCGGCTACGCCGGGCTCCACCTGCTCTGGGCGAAGACGACCGCCCGCTACCTGCTCCCGGCGCTGCCCTTCGTCTGCGCGCTGGTCCTCCTGGGGACGCAGGAACTCGAGGAGCGCTGGGCTCTGCGCCGGGCCGCGCTCCCGCTGGCGACCCTCGCGCTGGCCCTCGCCCTCTTCGCGCCGACCCTCGGGACGGTCTTCGCGGCCTCCCGCCGCAAGGGGACACCGTTGACGACGCCTCCGGAGAGGACCTTCTCCTGGATCCGGACGCACGCGCCGCCGGACGCGGTGTTCGCCGCGGAGGAGCAGGGACGGGTCTACCTCCTCACGGGCCGGCGCAGCGCGCGCCTGCGCGGCGCCCCGACGTCGCGGGAGTTCGCGGCGGGCCTGCGCGCGCGCGGCGCCGGCTGGGTCCTCTCGCTCCCCGACGGAGGGGCGATCGTCCGCCGGGACGACCCCAACGCCCCCCTGCCTTCGTCGGACCTGCGCCGCCTGGCCGCGCCGCCCCTCTTCGAAAAGGTCTTCGAAGACCCCGCAGAGCGCTCCGCGATCTACCGCCTCCGCTGA
- a CDS encoding type II secretion system protein, producing the protein MRNSKRGFTLIELMIVVAIIGILAAIAIPKFAELIRKSNEGATKGNLGAVRSALSIYYGDMEGQYPNTPDALTINGKYMSAMPQGKTPNYHADRNTFALGSGVAAITDVGGWSYNNGPADANFGTILVNCTHTDTKTSIWSTY; encoded by the coding sequence ATGCGTAACAGCAAGCGCGGTTTCACGCTCATCGAGCTCATGATCGTGGTGGCCATCATCGGAATCCTGGCGGCCATCGCCATCCCGAAGTTCGCGGAGCTGATCCGCAAGTCGAACGAGGGCGCGACCAAGGGCAACCTGGGCGCGGTCCGCAGCGCGCTGAGCATCTACTACGGGGACATGGAGGGGCAGTATCCCAACACCCCGGATGCTCTGACCATCAACGGCAAGTACATGTCGGCGATGCCGCAGGGCAAGACGCCGAACTACCACGCGGACCGCAACACGTTCGCGCTGGGCTCGGGCGTCGCGGCCATCACGGACGTCGGCGGCTGGTCGTACAACAACGGGCCGGCCGATGCGAACTTCGGCACCATCCTTGTGAACTGCACGCACACGGACACGAAGACCAGCATCTGGTCGACGTACTGA
- a CDS encoding VWA domain-containing protein, producing GMTLDVKYLPAEEEAALLRIFFDKVDPALIDKLVAIANDLRKVYPDVLPLPIAPRTLIHIVEHIQHYPGDSVTDIFTKTYNPSSIVEDPVIAETIAASLRRYDLEGNKASAAARDSLASILEEFAEQKRVKLAQEAEAKRQAEAAKPKSTPVPINTAHDSDEDDWDGGGGHMDFDSPRTKWDDTPGPMSWDQWMNRSDRMPPMPFTSPKSGEDGLPSPTFTSPDDGAASPEEEKGLVDAWAKVLENVARLLSSYMGLRLSPFYYLQKHGENEKNTPRRWRAVSGLEEIQYLPEDLADPDRNVSLGRLAHEVWHLIFSRPELIFENKPFIKNMAFQALWWAVEDPRINNLGVAKHPGARGWLEAAYAKDYGIQDIDAERARWARIPLHLQFNYALIYQWWSGRPDPRVVDSRVLEALQKAAKPIRKAIAEKDARRAFEIIRDEIWPIYQELMKQAYDQAMQDKAEQDGEQQDGEKSDEKQEGQGKGQGQGEQGDEQQDQDQQGSQAGEGQEGDEQQASESESSSGGQGKQGRQQQDKKGKQGGKKKQRPLTDEEKKKYEDQVRKEMEKQEKEYRDKHGEKTLDNPEDMSDAQQEKAKKEAEEMRKKVEKARQKGQPGQQDQQPQDGQSGQSSDSDSSAQDGKKSDPSDPQKQKQQKDRLNKADEEKEVRQADHDRYNKYFDRVRKLIPTMRQQLLQTLKQKIRQRTIRGRDSGDLDEDAYHRIPAGDPDIFKEDFLPNKTLYRISLLIDTSGSMDGDKKERAIEGAIMMMEALDKVPGVQFEVVKYDSDPKVLKPYGAKLSPKMKESIIAAIFSGTGSTEAHKALKEAIERIRMGRGDKMIIMVNDGDPDYNFDRDQYRALIKAAKDVDIHGIGLGDQAQLVLDLFPPGQGHWLKDAAEFANNLRNILRKKLLGH from the coding sequence GGCATGACGCTCGACGTGAAGTACCTGCCGGCGGAGGAGGAGGCGGCGCTGCTGCGCATCTTCTTCGACAAGGTGGACCCGGCGCTCATCGACAAGCTCGTGGCCATCGCCAACGACCTGCGCAAGGTCTACCCGGACGTCCTGCCGCTGCCCATCGCTCCGCGCACGCTCATCCACATCGTGGAGCACATCCAGCACTATCCCGGCGACAGCGTCACGGACATCTTCACGAAGACCTACAACCCCTCCTCCATCGTCGAGGACCCGGTCATCGCCGAGACCATCGCCGCGTCCCTGCGCCGCTACGACCTCGAAGGGAACAAGGCCTCCGCGGCCGCCCGCGACTCGCTGGCCTCCATCCTCGAAGAGTTCGCCGAGCAGAAGCGCGTGAAGCTCGCGCAGGAAGCGGAGGCGAAGCGCCAGGCCGAGGCCGCGAAGCCGAAGTCGACTCCCGTCCCCATCAACACCGCGCACGACAGCGACGAGGACGACTGGGACGGCGGCGGCGGACACATGGACTTCGACTCCCCGCGGACGAAGTGGGACGACACGCCCGGCCCCATGTCCTGGGACCAATGGATGAACCGGTCCGACCGCATGCCCCCCATGCCGTTCACGAGCCCCAAGAGCGGCGAGGACGGCCTCCCGTCGCCGACCTTCACCTCCCCCGACGACGGCGCCGCCTCTCCCGAAGAGGAGAAGGGCCTCGTCGACGCCTGGGCGAAGGTCCTCGAGAACGTCGCGCGACTGCTCTCGAGCTACATGGGCCTGCGCCTCTCCCCTTTCTACTATCTCCAGAAGCACGGCGAGAACGAGAAGAACACCCCGCGGCGCTGGCGCGCGGTCTCGGGTCTGGAGGAGATCCAGTACCTCCCCGAGGACCTCGCCGACCCGGACAGGAACGTCTCGCTCGGCCGACTCGCGCACGAGGTCTGGCACCTGATCTTCAGCCGTCCCGAGCTCATCTTCGAGAACAAGCCGTTCATCAAGAACATGGCCTTCCAGGCCCTCTGGTGGGCCGTCGAGGACCCCCGCATCAACAACCTCGGCGTCGCGAAACACCCGGGCGCCCGCGGCTGGCTCGAGGCCGCCTACGCGAAGGACTACGGCATCCAGGACATCGACGCGGAGCGCGCGCGCTGGGCGCGCATCCCGCTGCACCTCCAGTTCAACTACGCGCTCATCTACCAGTGGTGGTCCGGCCGCCCCGACCCGCGCGTCGTCGACTCCCGGGTCCTCGAGGCGCTCCAGAAGGCCGCCAAGCCCATCCGGAAGGCTATCGCCGAGAAGGACGCCCGGCGCGCCTTCGAGATCATCCGCGACGAGATCTGGCCCATCTATCAGGAGCTGATGAAGCAGGCCTACGACCAGGCCATGCAGGACAAGGCCGAGCAGGACGGCGAGCAGCAGGACGGGGAGAAGAGCGACGAGAAGCAGGAAGGCCAGGGCAAGGGTCAGGGCCAGGGAGAGCAGGGCGACGAGCAGCAGGACCAGGACCAGCAGGGCTCGCAGGCCGGCGAGGGGCAGGAGGGCGACGAGCAGCAGGCCTCTGAATCCGAGTCCTCGTCCGGCGGACAGGGGAAGCAGGGCCGGCAGCAGCAGGATAAGAAGGGCAAGCAGGGCGGCAAGAAGAAGCAGCGCCCTCTCACCGACGAGGAGAAGAAGAAGTACGAGGACCAGGTCCGCAAGGAGATGGAGAAGCAGGAGAAGGAATATCGCGACAAGCACGGGGAGAAGACCCTCGACAACCCCGAGGACATGAGCGACGCCCAGCAGGAGAAGGCGAAGAAGGAAGCCGAGGAGATGCGCAAGAAGGTGGAGAAGGCCCGCCAGAAGGGCCAGCCCGGCCAGCAGGACCAACAGCCGCAGGACGGCCAGTCCGGCCAGTCCTCCGACTCCGATTCCTCCGCGCAGGACGGGAAGAAATCCGACCCCTCCGACCCGCAGAAGCAGAAGCAGCAGAAGGACCGGCTCAACAAGGCCGACGAGGAGAAGGAGGTCCGCCAGGCGGACCACGACCGCTACAACAAGTACTTCGACCGCGTCCGCAAGCTCATCCCGACGATGCGCCAGCAGCTCCTGCAGACGCTCAAGCAGAAGATCCGCCAACGCACCATCCGCGGCCGCGACTCCGGGGATCTCGACGAGGACGCCTACCACCGCATCCCCGCCGGCGACCCGGACATCTTCAAGGAGGATTTCCTCCCCAACAAGACGCTCTACCGCATCTCGCTGCTCATCGACACCAGCGGCAGCATGGACGGCGACAAGAAGGAGCGCGCCATCGAAGGAGCCATCATGATGATGGAGGCGCTCGACAAGGTCCCCGGCGTGCAGTTCGAGGTGGTGAAGTACGACAGCGACCCGAAGGTGCTCAAGCCCTACGGCGCGAAGCTCTCCCCGAAGATGAAGGAGTCGATCATCGCCGCCATCTTCTCGGGCACGGGCTCCACCGAGGCGCACAAGGCCCTCAAGGAGGCCATCGAGCGCATCCGCATGGGCCGCGGCGACAAGATGATCATCATGGTCAACGACGGCGACCCGGACTACAACTTCGACCGCGACCAGTACCGGGCGCTCATCAAGGCCGCCAAGGACGTCGACATCCACGGCATCGGGCTCGGCGACCAGGCCCAGCTCGTGCTCGACCTCTTCCCGCCCGGACAAGGGCATTGGCTGAAGGACGCGGCGGAGTTCGCCAACAACCTGCGCAACATCCTGCGCAAGAAGCTGCTGGGGCACTGA
- a CDS encoding type II secretion system protein, which produces MRERTKKSSGSRGFTLIELMIVVAIIGILAAIAIPKFAELIRKSNEGATKGNLGAVRSALSIYYGDMEGQYPNTPDALTINGKYMSAMPQGKTPNYHADANTFVLGSGVAAITDVGGWSYNNGPADANFGTVLVNCTHTDTKTSIWSTY; this is translated from the coding sequence ATGCGCGAGAGAACGAAGAAGAGCTCGGGGAGCCGAGGGTTCACGCTCATCGAACTGATGATCGTGGTAGCCATCATCGGTATATTGGCGGCCATCGCCATCCCGAAGTTCGCCGAGCTGATCCGCAAGTCGAACGAGGGCGCGACCAAGGGCAACCTGGGCGCGGTCCGCAGCGCGTTGAGCATCTACTACGGGGACATGGAGGGGCAGTATCCCAACACCCCGGATGCTCTGACCATCAACGGCAAGTACATGTCGGCGATGCCGCAGGGTAAGACGCCGAACTACCATGCGGACGCGAACACGTTCGTGCTGGGCTCGGGCGTCGCGGCCATCACGGACGTCGGCGGCTGGTCGTACAACAACGGGCCGGCGGACGCGAACTTCGGGACCGTGCTCGTCAACTGCACGCACACGGACACGAAGACCAGCATCTGGTCGACGTACTGA